In Tessaracoccus flavus, the following are encoded in one genomic region:
- a CDS encoding polysaccharide biosynthesis protein, which yields MTVNTGDLGAAIGRLPVAFRRMALIIWDALAWIFGIFAFALTRYDLTLTTAQWQMTFVYTTLAVFGQIIAGFLTQHYLGRSRIGSFSEASWTAFIVAVIAAPLLLLFTAVDTEIPRGVTLAAPPMALLIMGGARWLFRSLVDARSKRDYDGAVPALIYGAGNAGLQVVQLMHMSEEPPYRIVGLIDDDRSKKHLRLRGIRVMGRGKDLAKVAQNTEAQVVILAVTSASPRLIQEIDKTCRDNGLELLIVPPVREMVGGQVTIGSIRQLNVADLLGRRPISTDLHSIAGYITGKRVLVTGAGGSIGAELANQVYMLGPKQLLLLDRDESALHGVQLDIYGHGLLNSEETILCDIRDEEALREVFHKHQPEVVFHAAALKHLPMLERFPVEGWKTNVLGTRNVLRMAQETGVERFVNISTDKAAAATSVLGRTKRLAERLTAWYAEFYGLPYLSVRFGNVLGSRGSVLITFRSQIEKGGPVTVTHPDVTRYFMTIPEACELVLQAGAIGEPGDVLVLDMGEPVRILDVAERMIAESGKDIEVQFTGLRDGEKMHEVLFSTAEIGSDSRHPLISAVHVPSLSPEMVPDDVLSSDDVLEILDSEQSIRPEVRT from the coding sequence ATGACGGTTAACACTGGTGATCTCGGCGCCGCCATCGGCAGGCTGCCAGTCGCTTTTAGGCGGATGGCTCTCATCATCTGGGACGCCTTGGCCTGGATTTTCGGGATTTTCGCCTTCGCGCTCACCCGCTACGACCTAACGCTGACCACCGCGCAGTGGCAGATGACCTTCGTCTACACGACGCTCGCCGTCTTCGGGCAGATCATCGCGGGGTTCCTGACGCAGCACTACCTCGGCAGAAGCCGCATCGGCAGCTTCAGTGAGGCGTCGTGGACGGCGTTCATCGTCGCGGTCATCGCCGCCCCGCTCCTGCTTCTCTTCACCGCCGTCGACACCGAGATCCCCCGGGGCGTCACGCTCGCGGCACCGCCCATGGCGCTCCTCATCATGGGTGGCGCCCGGTGGCTGTTCCGCAGCCTCGTCGACGCGCGCTCCAAGAGGGACTACGACGGCGCGGTGCCGGCCCTCATCTACGGCGCCGGCAATGCGGGCCTCCAAGTGGTCCAGCTCATGCACATGTCTGAGGAGCCGCCCTACCGCATCGTCGGCCTCATCGACGACGACAGGAGCAAGAAGCATCTCCGCCTCCGGGGAATCCGGGTGATGGGCCGAGGCAAGGATCTCGCCAAGGTGGCGCAGAACACCGAGGCCCAGGTGGTCATCCTGGCCGTGACCTCCGCCAGCCCCAGGCTGATCCAGGAGATCGACAAGACCTGCCGCGACAACGGTCTCGAGCTCCTCATCGTCCCGCCGGTGCGAGAGATGGTGGGCGGCCAGGTGACGATCGGTTCAATCCGCCAGCTCAACGTCGCCGACCTCCTGGGCCGACGTCCCATCTCCACCGATCTGCACTCCATCGCGGGATACATCACGGGCAAGCGGGTCCTCGTCACCGGCGCGGGCGGCTCGATCGGTGCCGAGCTCGCCAACCAGGTGTACATGCTCGGCCCCAAGCAACTCCTGCTGTTGGACCGCGACGAGTCCGCCCTGCACGGCGTCCAACTCGACATCTACGGTCACGGCCTCCTCAACAGCGAGGAGACCATCCTGTGCGACATCCGCGACGAGGAAGCGCTCCGCGAGGTCTTCCACAAGCACCAGCCCGAGGTGGTCTTCCACGCCGCGGCGCTGAAGCACCTGCCGATGCTCGAGCGTTTCCCCGTCGAGGGATGGAAGACGAACGTCCTTGGCACCCGCAACGTCCTGCGCATGGCGCAGGAGACCGGAGTCGAGCGCTTCGTCAACATCTCCACAGACAAGGCCGCCGCCGCCACCAGCGTCCTCGGCCGCACGAAGCGGCTCGCGGAGCGCCTCACCGCCTGGTACGCGGAGTTCTACGGCCTGCCCTACCTGTCGGTGCGCTTCGGCAACGTGCTGGGCTCCCGGGGCTCGGTGCTCATCACCTTCCGCTCGCAGATCGAAAAGGGCGGCCCCGTCACCGTCACGCACCCGGACGTCACGCGCTACTTCATGACTATCCCCGAGGCCTGCGAGCTGGTCCTCCAGGCGGGGGCCATCGGCGAGCCCGGTGACGTGCTCGTGCTCGACATGGGCGAACCCGTGAGGATCCTCGACGTTGCGGAGCGCATGATCGCCGAGTCCGGCAAAGACATCGAGGTCCAGTTCACGGGTCTCCGCGATGGCGAGAAGATGCACGAGGTGCTGTTCAGCACCGCCGAGATCGGCTCCGACAGCCGCCATCCCCTGATCAGCGCGGTCCACGTGCCGAGCCTCAGCCCAGAGATGGTGCCCGACGATGTGCTCTCCAGCGACGACGTGCTGGAGATCCTCGACAGCGAGCAGTCGATCCGCCCAGAGGTGCGGACGTAA
- a CDS encoding MFS transporter gives MGIRSLTRAQTFNHVLGNTAAAMLGTTFIWFGITFWAYLETRSVLATSFLGGAYMLGMAVLGVPFGTLIDRHHKHRVMVFSAVATSIVFSLAAAVFLLTPPDRLTDLGQPWFWLFCGLILMGGLLANIRSIALSTCVTILVDSERRANANGLVGTVNGMMMMVTGVLSGLAIGQLGLLWTLLISLAVVLLSLVHLLTIRIPEPEIVHVEGAPKAVDFKGAWAAVVAVPGLIGLILFTTFNNFLGGVFMGLLDPYGLELVSVEVWGILFGLSGIGFIVGGAIIAQRGLGRLPLRSLLFSCLGMWIVAGGFTIRDSVVLLVVGMFLYMVLIPFIEGAEQTLLQQVVPLAKQGRVFGFAQAVEVSAAPISAFIIGPVAQFWLIPHAESPRGQRQWEWLLGTGDARGIALVFVLVSVGGLILTSLVFFTKTYRRLNATYEAGDVNKDIAAFAPGEAADPIPGPDPLGKGHAES, from the coding sequence GTGGGCATTCGGAGCCTGACTCGGGCACAGACGTTCAACCACGTCCTCGGCAACACCGCCGCGGCGATGCTCGGCACCACCTTTATCTGGTTCGGCATCACGTTCTGGGCCTACCTTGAGACGCGGTCGGTGCTGGCGACGTCGTTCCTCGGCGGGGCCTACATGCTCGGCATGGCCGTCCTCGGGGTGCCGTTCGGCACGCTCATCGACCGACACCACAAGCACCGCGTGATGGTGTTCTCGGCGGTCGCGACGTCGATCGTCTTCTCGCTCGCGGCCGCCGTGTTCCTGCTGACTCCGCCTGACCGGTTGACCGACCTGGGGCAGCCCTGGTTCTGGCTCTTCTGCGGGCTGATCCTCATGGGCGGGTTGCTGGCCAACATCCGCTCCATCGCCCTGTCGACCTGCGTCACGATCCTGGTGGACTCCGAGCGCCGCGCGAACGCCAACGGCCTGGTCGGCACCGTCAACGGCATGATGATGATGGTCACGGGGGTACTGTCGGGCCTCGCGATCGGCCAGCTGGGGCTGCTGTGGACGCTGCTGATCTCGCTCGCGGTGGTGCTGCTCTCCCTGGTCCACCTGTTGACCATCCGGATCCCCGAGCCCGAGATCGTCCACGTCGAGGGAGCGCCCAAGGCCGTGGACTTCAAGGGCGCCTGGGCCGCCGTCGTCGCCGTGCCGGGCCTGATCGGGCTCATCCTGTTCACCACGTTCAACAACTTCCTCGGCGGCGTCTTCATGGGCCTGCTCGATCCGTACGGACTCGAACTGGTGTCCGTCGAGGTGTGGGGCATCCTGTTCGGGCTCTCCGGCATCGGGTTCATCGTCGGCGGCGCCATCATCGCCCAGCGGGGGCTGGGACGGCTGCCGCTGCGCAGCCTCCTGTTCTCGTGTCTGGGCATGTGGATCGTGGCGGGCGGATTCACGATCCGCGACTCCGTGGTCCTGCTGGTGGTCGGCATGTTCCTCTACATGGTGCTCATCCCGTTCATCGAGGGCGCCGAGCAGACCCTCCTGCAGCAGGTGGTGCCGCTGGCGAAGCAGGGCCGCGTCTTCGGCTTCGCCCAAGCCGTCGAGGTGTCGGCGGCGCCCATCAGTGCGTTCATCATCGGACCCGTCGCGCAGTTCTGGCTGATCCCGCACGCTGAGTCGCCGCGGGGGCAGCGTCAGTGGGAGTGGCTGCTGGGCACCGGGGATGCCCGCGGGATCGCGCTGGTCTTCGTGCTCGTCAGCGTCGGGGGCCTGATCCTGACGTCGCTGGTGTTCTTCACCAAGACCTACCGCCGGCTAAACGCCACGTACGAGGCGGGCGACGTCAACAAGGACATCGCCGCCTTCGCGCCCGGCGAGGCCGCCGACCCGATCCCCGGACCCGACCCGCTCGGCAAGGGCCACGCTGAGTCGTAG
- a CDS encoding alanine/glycine:cation symporter family protein translates to METITNWLDGFNGQIYSWILIPVLLGAGVWFTVATRGMQFRLIGRMFSVLGGSRHSADKDGGISSFQAFAIGLASRVGTGNIAGVAIAITLGGPGAVFWMWVVALLGMATAFIEATLAQIFKMPWGDGTFRGGPAFYIWRGLKSWKWGAVFAVVLLFTYGIAFQMVQANTIATTVQSTFGVDTWITALIIAALTGAAIIGGIRSVAKVSEVLAPAMALIYVLIALVVIALNLDQIGFVFSEIIQSAFGLNEAFAGTAGGITAAIMNGVKRGLYSNEAGMGSAPNAASTATTIHPARQGLIQSFGVFVDTMIVCSATAFIVLSSGVYTPGQDLEGATLTQSGVAAALGDWMAPVMVVLISVFAFSTLIGNYAYAEVNLDYLTKDRPGSDLTLKIVVVIATFVGGIAKLSSVWVLADTSMFFMAIINLVAIILLGKWAFAALRDYEANPEGRFVAVGNDHLPGVLDTEIWVADPPKAAVR, encoded by the coding sequence ATGGAGACGATCACGAACTGGCTCGACGGCTTCAACGGACAGATCTACTCCTGGATCCTCATCCCCGTCCTCCTCGGGGCGGGCGTGTGGTTCACCGTCGCGACGCGGGGCATGCAGTTCCGCCTCATCGGACGCATGTTCTCGGTGCTCGGAGGGTCGCGACACTCGGCCGACAAGGACGGCGGGATCTCGTCCTTCCAAGCCTTCGCCATCGGGCTCGCCTCACGGGTCGGCACCGGAAACATCGCCGGCGTCGCCATCGCCATCACGCTGGGCGGGCCGGGTGCGGTGTTCTGGATGTGGGTCGTCGCGCTGCTCGGCATGGCCACCGCGTTCATCGAGGCGACGCTGGCCCAGATCTTCAAGATGCCGTGGGGCGACGGCACCTTCCGCGGCGGTCCCGCCTTCTACATCTGGCGCGGGCTGAAGTCCTGGAAGTGGGGCGCGGTCTTCGCCGTCGTGCTGCTGTTCACCTACGGGATCGCCTTCCAGATGGTGCAGGCCAACACGATCGCCACCACCGTCCAGAGCACCTTCGGGGTCGACACCTGGATCACCGCCCTCATCATCGCGGCGCTGACAGGGGCCGCGATCATCGGCGGCATCCGCTCCGTGGCGAAGGTCTCCGAGGTGCTGGCGCCGGCCATGGCGCTCATCTACGTGCTCATCGCGCTCGTGGTCATCGCGCTCAACCTCGACCAGATCGGCTTCGTGTTCAGCGAGATCATCCAGTCCGCGTTCGGCCTCAACGAGGCGTTCGCCGGCACGGCTGGCGGCATCACTGCGGCCATCATGAACGGCGTCAAGCGCGGCCTCTACTCCAACGAGGCCGGCATGGGATCGGCGCCCAACGCCGCGTCGACGGCGACGACGATCCACCCCGCGCGCCAGGGCCTCATCCAGTCCTTCGGCGTCTTCGTCGACACCATGATCGTCTGCTCCGCCACCGCCTTCATCGTGCTGTCCTCCGGGGTCTACACCCCCGGCCAGGACCTCGAGGGGGCGACCCTGACGCAGTCCGGAGTGGCGGCGGCGCTCGGCGACTGGATGGCGCCGGTCATGGTGGTGCTCATCTCGGTGTTCGCCTTCTCCACGCTCATCGGCAACTACGCCTACGCCGAGGTCAACCTCGACTACCTGACCAAGGACCGCCCCGGGTCGGACCTGACGCTGAAGATCGTCGTCGTCATCGCCACCTTCGTCGGCGGCATCGCCAAGCTCTCCTCGGTCTGGGTGCTGGCCGACACGTCGATGTTCTTCATGGCGATCATCAACCTCGTCGCGATCATCCTGCTCGGCAAGTGGGCGTTCGCCGCGCTGCGCGACTACGAGGCCAACCCCGAAGGCCGCTTCGTCGCCGTCGGCAACGATCACCTGCCGGGCGTTCTCGACACCGAGATCTGGGTGGCCGACCCGCCCAAGGCGGCCGTCCGCTAG
- a CDS encoding fumarate hydratase — MLPLGADQTPYRLLTTDGVETVEGPDGRRFLKVAPEALTLLAETAMHDIAHYLRPGHLQQLRTIMEDPEASPNDKFVALDLLKNANIAAGGVLPMCQDTGTAIVMGKRGQHVLTDGVDEKPLSLGVFNAYTTLNLRYSQNAPITMWDEQNTGSNLPAQIELYADTAPGHENSYKFLFMAKGGGSANKSYLYQETKAVLNPSSMMTFLEEKLRGLGTAACPPYHLAIVVGGTSAEFALKTAKYASARYLDTLPTSGSLAAHGFRDVELEQDVLELTRKLGIGAQFGGKYFCHDVRVIRLPRHGASLPIAIAVSCSADRQCLGKITPEGVFIEQLETDPARFMPDHVDDDLDAETDGVAGTGKGAVVRIDLNQPMESILGELSRHPVKTRVSLTGSLIVARDIAHAKIKERLDAGEEMPQYLKDHPVYYAGPAKTPEGMASGSFGPTTAGRMDSYVDQFQASRGSMVMLAKGNRSQAVTDACSRHGGFYLGSIGGPAARLAQDCIKKVEVVEYPELGMEAIWKIDVEDFPAFIIVDDKGNDFFAEVNKPLVSSIPKRPGL, encoded by the coding sequence ATGCTCCCCCTCGGCGCCGACCAGACCCCGTACCGGCTGCTCACCACCGACGGCGTGGAGACGGTGGAGGGTCCCGACGGGCGGCGATTCCTCAAGGTGGCCCCTGAGGCGCTGACGCTGCTGGCCGAGACCGCCATGCACGACATCGCGCACTACCTGCGCCCCGGCCACCTGCAGCAGTTGCGCACCATCATGGAGGACCCGGAGGCCTCGCCCAACGACAAGTTCGTGGCGCTCGACCTGCTGAAGAACGCCAACATCGCCGCCGGCGGGGTGCTGCCGATGTGCCAGGACACGGGCACCGCGATCGTCATGGGCAAGCGCGGCCAGCACGTCCTGACCGACGGGGTGGACGAGAAGCCGCTCTCGCTCGGCGTCTTCAACGCCTACACCACGCTCAACCTGCGCTACTCGCAGAACGCCCCCATCACGATGTGGGACGAGCAGAACACCGGCTCCAACCTCCCGGCCCAGATCGAGCTCTACGCCGACACCGCGCCCGGGCACGAGAACAGCTACAAGTTCCTGTTCATGGCGAAGGGCGGCGGCTCGGCGAACAAGAGCTACCTCTACCAGGAGACCAAGGCGGTCCTGAACCCGTCGTCGATGATGACGTTCCTGGAGGAGAAGCTCCGCGGTCTCGGCACCGCCGCCTGCCCGCCGTACCACCTGGCCATCGTCGTCGGCGGCACGTCGGCCGAGTTCGCACTCAAGACGGCCAAGTACGCCTCGGCCCGCTACCTCGACACCCTCCCGACGAGCGGCTCGCTCGCCGCGCATGGGTTCCGCGACGTCGAGCTCGAGCAGGACGTGCTGGAGCTCACCCGCAAGCTCGGCATCGGCGCGCAGTTCGGAGGCAAGTACTTCTGCCACGACGTCCGCGTGATCCGCCTGCCCCGCCACGGCGCATCGCTGCCCATCGCCATCGCCGTGTCCTGCTCCGCCGACCGCCAGTGCCTCGGCAAGATCACCCCCGAGGGCGTCTTCATCGAGCAGCTCGAGACCGACCCCGCCCGCTTCATGCCCGACCACGTCGACGACGACCTCGACGCCGAGACCGACGGCGTCGCCGGCACCGGCAAGGGCGCCGTCGTGCGCATCGACCTCAACCAGCCGATGGAATCGATCCTGGGCGAGCTCAGCCGACACCCGGTAAAGACGCGGGTGTCGCTGACCGGCTCGCTCATCGTCGCCAGGGACATCGCCCACGCCAAGATCAAGGAGCGCCTCGACGCCGGCGAGGAGATGCCGCAGTATCTGAAGGACCACCCGGTCTACTACGCCGGACCCGCGAAGACGCCCGAGGGGATGGCGTCGGGGTCGTTCGGGCCTACGACGGCCGGGCGGATGGATTCCTACGTGGACCAGTTCCAGGCCTCCCGCGGCTCGATGGTGATGCTCGCCAAGGGCAACCGGTCGCAGGCGGTCACCGACGCCTGCAGCCGCCACGGCGGGTTCTACCTCGGCTCGATCGGCGGCCCAGCCGCCCGTCTGGCGCAGGACTGCATCAAGAAGGTCGAGGTGGTGGAGTACCCGGAGCTCGGGATGGAGGCCATCTGGAAGATCGACGTGGAGGACTTCCCGGCCTTCATCATCGTCGACGACAAGGGCAACGACTTCTTCGCCGAAGTCAACAAGCCGCTGGTGTCGAGCATCCCGAAGCGCCCCGGCCTCTGA
- a CDS encoding IS110 family transposase gives MYKTSHTRGHRNPPSGSVVVGIDTHLDIHRAALVDAATGAPVADQQFPATPAGYLELLDWAVGHGRVSRAGVEQTGTYGAGLTAVLHAAGIEVIEINHTERGDRARHGKTDELDAYRAATAAAAGTQKGLAKHYHPAIAALRPLMVLRAHHRSSRQRAWGRVGGMLVTCPDDLADQVRGLNSAQKRARIAAWRPDLTRLHDPVNSYKLALRDLARACLDHDRAIVEIDAQLLRILTPIAPTLLAQHHVGPVTTAQLLITAGHPGRITSGDAFAKLVGVAPLPVQSGKSSRWRLSRSGDRQANSVIHRVVIGRLGTDPRSKTYIQRRVSEGKTRSEAIRALKRHVTRDLWTALQTDLNNLPHTT, from the coding sequence ATGTACAAGACATCACACACGCGCGGTCACCGCAACCCCCCATCAGGATCGGTGGTGGTGGGTATCGATACCCATCTGGACATCCATCGCGCGGCGTTGGTGGATGCGGCGACCGGTGCTCCGGTGGCTGACCAGCAGTTCCCGGCCACCCCGGCCGGCTATCTTGAGTTGCTGGACTGGGCTGTGGGTCATGGCAGGGTCTCGCGGGCCGGGGTGGAACAGACCGGCACCTATGGTGCCGGGTTGACCGCCGTGTTGCATGCTGCCGGGATCGAGGTGATCGAGATCAACCACACCGAACGAGGTGACCGGGCCCGGCACGGGAAGACCGATGAGCTCGACGCGTACCGGGCGGCGACCGCGGCGGCGGCCGGCACCCAGAAGGGCCTAGCCAAGCACTATCATCCCGCGATCGCCGCGCTACGACCGTTGATGGTGCTGCGGGCCCATCACCGGAGCTCCAGGCAGCGGGCCTGGGGCCGTGTAGGCGGGATGCTGGTGACCTGTCCCGACGACCTCGCTGACCAGGTGCGGGGGTTGAACTCGGCCCAGAAACGGGCCCGGATCGCCGCGTGGCGTCCCGACCTGACTCGTCTCCACGACCCTGTCAACAGTTACAAACTCGCCCTCAGGGACCTCGCCCGTGCCTGCCTCGACCATGATCGGGCCATCGTCGAGATCGATGCGCAACTGCTCAGGATCCTCACCCCGATCGCGCCGACCCTGCTGGCCCAGCATCATGTCGGGCCAGTGACCACTGCCCAGTTGTTGATCACCGCCGGTCACCCCGGCCGGATCACCTCCGGTGACGCGTTCGCCAAACTTGTCGGCGTGGCACCACTGCCCGTTCAATCGGGAAAGTCCAGCCGGTGGAGATTGTCGCGCTCGGGCGACCGGCAAGCCAACAGCGTCATCCACCGCGTCGTCATCGGACGCCTCGGAACCGACCCGCGATCCAAGACCTACATCCAACGCCGAGTATCCGAAGGAAAGACCCGCTCCGAAGCCATCCGAGCACTCAAACGACACGTCACCCGAGACCTCTGGACCGCCCTCCAAACAGACCTCAACAACCTCCCCCACACCACTTGA
- a CDS encoding response regulator transcription factor yields the protein MSTILIIEDEPRISGFIAKGLKAAGFTSHQTASGAEGVALAVHGNFDLVILDVGLPDIDGFEVLERIRGQGVSVPVIMLTARSSVADRVAGLEGGADDYVPKPFSFEELLARIRLRLRADSSAGSASATQLSHNGLVLDFRTRKAQVDGEWVDLSAREFTLAETFLRNPGQVLSREQLLSNVWGYDFDPGSNVVDVYVRYLRGKLGKDRFETVRGMGYRLI from the coding sequence GTGAGCACCATCTTGATCATCGAGGACGAGCCGAGGATCTCGGGCTTCATCGCGAAGGGCCTGAAGGCGGCCGGGTTCACGTCCCACCAGACGGCCTCCGGCGCCGAGGGGGTGGCGCTGGCCGTCCATGGGAACTTCGACCTGGTCATCCTCGACGTCGGGCTGCCGGACATCGACGGCTTCGAGGTCCTGGAGCGGATCCGGGGGCAGGGGGTGAGCGTCCCGGTCATCATGTTGACCGCGCGTTCGTCGGTCGCCGACCGCGTGGCCGGCCTTGAGGGTGGGGCCGACGACTACGTCCCGAAACCGTTCTCGTTCGAGGAGCTGCTGGCCCGCATCCGGCTGCGTCTGCGCGCGGACTCCTCCGCCGGGAGCGCGTCGGCCACCCAGTTGAGCCATAACGGGCTTGTTCTGGACTTCCGCACAAGGAAGGCGCAGGTCGACGGCGAGTGGGTCGACCTGTCGGCCCGCGAGTTCACGCTCGCCGAGACCTTCCTGCGCAACCCGGGCCAGGTGCTGAGCCGTGAACAGTTGCTGAGCAACGTCTGGGGCTACGACTTCGACCCCGGCTCCAACGTCGTCGACGTCTACGTCCGCTACCTGCGCGGAAAGCTCGGGAAGGACCGCTTCGAGACGGTCCGCGGGATGGGCTACCGCCTCATCTGA
- a CDS encoding sensor histidine kinase, with the protein MTAPATAFAPTATIRARIMWTMVLLAVASLITSGVVVAVLQDRNIHANVYAQLSRSKDELQVLASRGVDPATGAAFTGPSQLLQTYLQRTVIGPAEGELAFVDGRVAWVTEDAALRPENDEQLLAMVTPLATGNQIVIERMRTDQAHYYVLVAPVIFPNESGALVHVHDLDAAEAELRRTMTSYAVVALITIVVVVLLAWFAVGRLLKPIEQLREAAESIDERDLTSRVPVHGRDDLTALSVTINHMLDRVQRSVESQRRLLDDVGHELRTPITVVRGHMELIDPADPADVVQTRDLVIDEVDRMSVLVNDLLMLAKAGESDFVTPQWFDLATLTDQTFEKARTLGNRRWRLERVASAEAWFDPGRITQAWLQLAANAVKYSDEGTAITLGSALHRGEVFLWVKDEGIGIAPDQLETVRERFGRTREGASHAQGAGLGLSIVESIVRSHGGRLDIESREGEGSTFIIVFPLGPKEDV; encoded by the coding sequence ATGACCGCGCCCGCGACCGCCTTCGCCCCGACGGCGACGATCCGCGCCCGGATCATGTGGACGATGGTGCTGCTGGCGGTGGCGTCGCTCATCACGTCGGGTGTCGTCGTGGCCGTGCTCCAGGACCGCAACATCCACGCCAACGTCTACGCGCAACTGAGCCGGTCGAAGGACGAGCTGCAGGTACTCGCGTCGCGCGGCGTCGACCCCGCCACCGGAGCCGCGTTCACCGGGCCGTCACAGCTCCTGCAGACGTACCTGCAGCGCACCGTGATCGGCCCCGCCGAGGGCGAGTTGGCCTTCGTCGACGGCAGGGTGGCGTGGGTGACCGAAGACGCGGCGCTGAGGCCCGAGAACGACGAGCAGCTCCTCGCCATGGTCACCCCGCTGGCGACGGGGAATCAGATCGTCATCGAACGCATGCGCACCGACCAGGCCCACTACTACGTGCTGGTGGCGCCGGTCATCTTCCCGAATGAGTCCGGCGCGCTGGTGCATGTCCACGACCTCGACGCCGCCGAGGCCGAGCTGCGGCGCACCATGACGTCCTACGCCGTCGTCGCCCTCATCACCATCGTCGTCGTGGTCCTGTTGGCCTGGTTCGCCGTCGGCAGGCTCCTGAAGCCGATCGAGCAGCTGCGCGAGGCCGCCGAATCCATCGACGAGCGGGACCTGACCTCCCGAGTCCCGGTCCACGGCCGCGACGATCTAACCGCGCTCTCGGTGACCATCAACCACATGCTCGACCGCGTGCAGCGCTCCGTCGAGAGCCAGCGTCGACTGCTCGACGACGTCGGCCACGAACTGCGCACCCCCATCACCGTCGTGCGTGGACACATGGAGCTCATCGACCCGGCCGATCCCGCCGACGTCGTCCAGACCCGCGACCTCGTCATCGACGAGGTGGACCGCATGAGCGTGCTGGTCAACGACCTGCTGATGCTCGCCAAGGCCGGCGAGAGCGACTTCGTCACTCCCCAGTGGTTCGACCTGGCGACGCTCACCGACCAGACCTTCGAGAAGGCCAGGACGCTCGGCAACCGACGCTGGAGGCTGGAGCGGGTGGCGTCCGCCGAAGCCTGGTTCGATCCCGGCCGGATCACACAGGCCTGGCTGCAGCTCGCGGCCAACGCCGTCAAGTACTCGGACGAGGGCACCGCGATCACGCTCGGCTCCGCGCTGCACCGGGGCGAGGTGTTCCTGTGGGTCAAGGACGAAGGCATCGGCATCGCGCCCGACCAGCTGGAGACGGTCCGCGAGCGGTTCGGCCGAACGCGAGAGGGCGCGTCGCACGCCCAGGGCGCAGGTCTGGGGCTCAGTATCGTCGAGAGCATCGTCCGGTCCCACGGCGGGCGGCTGGACATCGAGTCACGCGAGGGTGAGGGGTCCACCTTCATCATCGTCTTTCCCCTCGGTCCGAAGGAGGACGTGTGA